A section of the Petrimonas sulfuriphila genome encodes:
- a CDS encoding OmpA family protein, with the protein MLRTRKIYPLCFLGVLLLVSCRSASLSDARTQYLRGEYFLASETYRKVYRGIKPDQRPLRGVVAYEMAEAYRRMNVASRSANAYASAIRYKYPDTLVYLRYAQMLHKEGRYLQAQKAYEDFLALDPVNVLGVNGLQGVKDAMEKKKAPSRYAVKRMDLFNSNRGEFSPVFAKDDAVLYITSSREDARGDSISNITGMKNNDIFVVTRNDKGEWLKPAILESEINTRFDEGTPSVSADGNYLFYTFSPVHLSRATTPGIYCSQRGSGGWNAGQELTLSAGDTLSVFAHPSVSPLGDYLYFVSDMPGGYGGKDIWRAGMDGLTVLFTENLGPEINTPGDEMFPYIKNDTTLYFSSDGHPGMGGLDLYEANLHGSSKRWRVQNMGVPINSSMDDFGITFEKGKRRGFFSSNRNDARGRDHIYSFEYPDAEIFVEGFAVDMEDKFIPNVKVSVVGDNGFRHEYITGQDGAYRFRADRNVNYLFLACAEGFLNRKKILKTPVEEKDTVYFVDFEMIPYNRPVILENIFYDFDKAELRPESKEELDGLTSLLNDNPSVTIELSAHTDRKGGEEYNQNLSLRRAQSVVRYLIGKGVDERRLSAAGFGKTQPKTVSAAIAERYGFLKEGDRLDEAFIEKLTPEEQVVADQINRRTEFRVTGSSFGLF; encoded by the coding sequence TTGCTACGAACTCGAAAAATATACCCTTTATGCTTTCTGGGAGTGTTGTTGCTGGTTTCGTGCCGGTCAGCAAGCCTGAGCGATGCCCGGACGCAATACCTTAGGGGAGAGTATTTTTTGGCCTCCGAAACCTATCGAAAAGTGTATCGGGGCATCAAGCCCGATCAGCGTCCGTTGCGCGGAGTGGTAGCTTACGAAATGGCGGAGGCCTACCGCCGGATGAATGTCGCTTCCCGTTCGGCTAACGCGTATGCCAGCGCTATCCGGTACAAGTATCCCGATACGCTGGTTTATTTGCGGTATGCGCAAATGCTGCACAAAGAAGGAAGATACCTGCAGGCACAAAAGGCTTACGAGGATTTTCTTGCCTTGGATCCGGTAAATGTGTTGGGAGTGAACGGATTGCAGGGAGTGAAAGATGCGATGGAGAAAAAGAAAGCGCCGTCGCGTTATGCGGTAAAACGGATGGATCTGTTCAACTCGAACCGCGGAGAGTTCAGCCCGGTGTTTGCAAAGGACGATGCCGTACTTTATATCACCTCTTCGCGCGAGGATGCCCGGGGCGATTCAATCAGCAACATCACAGGGATGAAGAACAACGATATTTTCGTTGTCACCAGAAACGATAAGGGCGAATGGCTGAAGCCGGCGATTTTGGAGTCGGAAATCAATACCCGTTTCGATGAAGGAACGCCTTCGGTTTCCGCAGACGGCAACTACCTTTTCTATACGTTCTCTCCCGTTCATCTTAGCCGGGCAACCACTCCCGGGATTTACTGTTCACAACGCGGTAGCGGTGGCTGGAACGCCGGGCAGGAGTTGACTCTGTCTGCAGGTGACACGCTTTCGGTTTTCGCGCACCCTTCCGTTTCTCCGTTGGGCGATTATCTCTATTTTGTTTCCGACATGCCCGGAGGATACGGCGGAAAAGACATCTGGCGTGCCGGGATGGATGGCCTCACCGTACTTTTTACAGAAAACCTGGGCCCGGAGATCAATACGCCGGGCGATGAAATGTTTCCGTACATTAAAAACGACACGACGCTGTATTTTTCGTCTGACGGACACCCGGGAATGGGGGGGCTGGATCTGTACGAAGCCAACTTGCATGGCAGCAGCAAACGGTGGAGGGTCCAGAACATGGGTGTCCCCATCAATTCATCCATGGACGATTTTGGCATCACTTTCGAGAAAGGGAAGCGTCGCGGTTTTTTCAGCTCAAACCGTAACGATGCACGTGGGCGCGACCATATCTATTCGTTTGAATACCCGGATGCAGAGATTTTCGTGGAGGGTTTTGCAGTGGATATGGAGGATAAGTTCATTCCCAATGTCAAGGTTTCGGTTGTTGGTGATAACGGTTTCCGACACGAATACATTACCGGGCAAGACGGAGCCTACCGTTTCCGTGCGGACAGGAACGTGAATTATCTTTTTCTGGCCTGCGCAGAAGGGTTTCTGAACAGGAAGAAAATACTAAAAACACCCGTCGAGGAAAAGGATACCGTTTATTTCGTGGATTTTGAAATGATCCCTTACAACAGGCCCGTTATCCTCGAAAATATTTTCTATGATTTTGATAAGGCGGAGTTGCGTCCCGAGTCAAAAGAAGAACTCGACGGACTTACAAGCCTGTTGAATGACAATCCGTCAGTAACCATCGAACTTTCCGCGCACACCGACAGGAAAGGTGGTGAGGAGTACAATCAAAATCTTTCGTTACGCCGCGCACAATCGGTGGTACGGTACCTTATCGGCAAAGGGGTGGATGAGCGGCGATTATCGGCGGCAGGTTTTGGAAAAACACAACCTAAAACGGTCTCTGCTGCCATTGCTGAAAGATACGGTTTCCTGAAAGAAGGAGATAGGCTGGATGAGGCGTTTATCGAAAAGCTGACGCCCGAGGAACAGGTGGTTGCCGACCAGATTAACCGGCGGACAGAATTCAGGGTAACCGGCTCATCTTTCGGATTATTCTGA
- a CDS encoding efflux RND transporter periplasmic adaptor subunit, with protein MRFYKHFFWGVLVSVALLGCGNKKSGSEAGDSTGDSALVAISNRQFEAMQMEFGELQEAQFHESVKVNGHVISSVRGQAQVTSRIPGTIRIISRELGDFVSAGSVLCTVESNDFIVLQQDFATVSNRFNEAKKTYERLQTLYRDSIAARKDFIAAESTYNSLLAQYNGIKHRLSLLNVDPAQVEKGDFYRILEVRSPIDGYITQVNSMIGEYVTPEKMLMTLVNANQFYLQLEVYEKDIAQLAVGQNIRFYNPGNPSEKFSAKLTRTGKSIDPEKKTIVCTAQIESINSGFVNNMYVEAEVSVKEYRAKGIPGDALEALADGTYRIYLLEKKSGENIYLKSVSVIAGLTSDNLVEIKTPLPPQQVLVKGVYNLPATE; from the coding sequence ATGCGATTTTATAAACATTTCTTTTGGGGAGTTTTGGTTTCCGTAGCTCTTTTGGGTTGCGGTAACAAAAAGTCGGGTAGCGAAGCCGGAGATTCTACCGGAGATTCTGCGTTGGTAGCAATTTCCAACCGCCAGTTTGAAGCGATGCAAATGGAATTTGGTGAATTGCAGGAAGCGCAATTCCACGAAAGTGTGAAGGTGAACGGGCATGTCATCTCATCGGTAAGAGGGCAGGCCCAGGTTACCAGCCGAATTCCGGGGACGATAAGGATTATTTCCCGTGAGTTGGGTGATTTTGTCTCTGCGGGAAGTGTGCTTTGCACTGTCGAAAGTAACGATTTTATTGTGCTGCAACAGGATTTTGCTACGGTAAGCAATCGATTCAACGAAGCAAAAAAAACATACGAGCGGTTACAAACGCTTTATCGGGACAGCATCGCGGCCCGCAAAGATTTCATTGCAGCCGAAAGTACTTACAACAGCCTGTTGGCACAATACAACGGGATAAAACATCGGTTGAGTCTGCTTAACGTAGATCCGGCGCAAGTAGAAAAAGGAGATTTTTACCGGATACTCGAAGTCCGTTCGCCTATTGACGGATACATTACGCAGGTAAACAGTATGATCGGAGAATACGTTACGCCTGAAAAAATGTTGATGACCCTTGTTAATGCCAATCAGTTCTATCTTCAACTGGAGGTGTACGAGAAAGATATCGCACAATTGGCTGTCGGCCAAAATATCCGGTTTTATAACCCCGGCAATCCGTCCGAAAAGTTCAGTGCGAAGCTGACCCGAACGGGGAAATCCATCGATCCTGAAAAGAAAACCATTGTGTGTACAGCACAGATAGAATCGATAAACAGCGGTTTTGTAAACAACATGTACGTTGAGGCAGAGGTGAGTGTGAAAGAATACAGGGCAAAAGGGATTCCCGGGGATGCCCTTGAAGCGTTGGCGGACGGAACGTACCGGATTTATTTGCTTGAGAAGAAATCGGGAGAGAATATATACCTTAAATCCGTTTCCGTCATCGCCGGGTTGACCTCCGATAACCTGGTGGAGATAAAAACACCGCTTCCACCCCAACAGGTTTTAGTAAAAGGAGTATATAACCTCCCGGCAACGGAATAG
- a CDS encoding CusA/CzcA family heavy metal efflux RND transporter translates to MLNKIIRFSVRHKLIIILFTITIIGFGIFALANLSVGAVPDITNNQVQVITTSANLATQDVEQYITMPVELAMANLPGVKEIRSVSKFGLSVVTIVFDEKLGTYLPRQLIAEKISEASENIPQGFGTPVMGPVTTGLGEIYQYILDEKPGYENRYSITDLRTIQDWIVKRQLSGIPGVVEVNTWGGFLKQYEIAVNPELIRSQGITLMEVFDAIDKNNNITGGSYIEKNNQSYFIRGDGAIKSLEDIRNIVVKNRNGIPVLIGDIAAVHYGHANRFGAITANGEGEKVMGQIMMLKNADSKKVIKAVHKRVAEVQETLPEGIFINPIVDRSELIGRTTMTVFENLLFGCVIVILVVLLILGNLRTAMIIASIIPLSLLFTLSLMYIFGIDANLMSLGALDFGIIIDGGVIIAEFIALSLNTHYDDANKLHGQERKDYIDEITINGASKMMNSAIFGQIIILIVFVPIISLTGVEGKMFRPMALTFCFAVIGASLLGMTWLPVASALFMKPGKKGEKDVSPVMRLAYKTYRPSIEWACAHKRMIVVGALVMLTVALLLFGRLGAEFTPTLDEGDFVIQPVLKTGTSLRKTIEMTTQMEAILKKDFVEVDQVVSRIGAAEVPTDPMSMEEIDMIIKLRPKKEWKNAGSKEELADKFKEALSVFPGIEYEFTQPIEMRFNELVTGVRSDIAVKIFGEDLDYLAEKAVEIAAQARRVEGAADVIVEKTVGLPQMRVTYNREKLAYYGVSIESLNQYLSMAFGGQISGTVFERERSFDLVVRFLEDFRQDIDNIRQMYVNLPDGNQVRLSELAQIEYSTGPAKISRDNTRRRVVVSVNVRNRDLQSVVQDIQQKVQENVDLQSGYYVVYGGQYQNLKNASTRLMIIVPIALALIFLLLNFAFNSLKETIIIFSAIPLSIVGGILLLWIRGMPFSISAGVGFIALFGVAVLNGIVLIEHFKELRHKNGGMKMHDIIVQGSVDRLRPVVLTAASAAMGFLPMAISTSAGAEVQRPLATVVIGGLATSTFLTMIVLPLLYGYFMNDERRGRKSRSRKKNVPKVKSWLVPVLMTVSAATFSQSHELSLEEAIATGMANNRQLKIYELQVQRSKSFVPTAFNIGKTGVYYGTDANNIAENNHPLYVVGVSQEINFPTVYAAQYRANRAGVSVSQAAYELERQRLGKNITQAYYHVVYLQNKQQQYRFISDIYRKFSRSADAQYKQGEIAYLEKLNATAKQQQVDIQQKQIDADLQIAYRQLSLFLQPKEDIRVPLQELEPVLLTRDIHDNAGLKLADEQLRYESALLDVERNLWLPGINVEIFNGTNRFANAKSYWGWQVGISVPLFFGEQKARVASQKHSVMMADYSRQQDEVRYNSTREQLRNELEKYRQNIDYYQTSGKQISDELIKFATSSYEIGEIDFFRYIQSLENATQLRLDYLDNLAKYNQTVIALNYLIVE, encoded by the coding sequence GTTAGCCATGGCAAACCTGCCGGGTGTGAAGGAGATACGTTCCGTATCGAAATTTGGATTATCGGTAGTCACCATTGTTTTCGATGAAAAGTTAGGTACTTACCTACCGAGACAACTGATTGCCGAAAAAATATCGGAAGCGTCTGAAAATATTCCCCAGGGTTTCGGTACGCCCGTTATGGGACCGGTTACTACCGGGTTGGGAGAGATCTACCAATACATTCTCGATGAAAAACCGGGTTATGAAAACCGTTATTCCATAACCGACCTGAGAACGATTCAGGACTGGATTGTGAAAAGACAACTGTCGGGAATTCCCGGGGTAGTGGAAGTGAACACGTGGGGAGGATTTCTCAAACAATACGAGATTGCCGTTAATCCGGAGTTGATACGTAGTCAGGGGATCACGTTAATGGAAGTTTTTGATGCCATCGATAAGAACAACAACATAACCGGCGGCTCATACATCGAAAAAAACAACCAAAGTTATTTTATACGTGGCGATGGAGCTATAAAATCGCTGGAAGACATCCGGAATATTGTGGTGAAGAACAGGAACGGAATCCCCGTATTGATCGGCGATATTGCCGCGGTACACTACGGACATGCAAACCGTTTTGGAGCCATCACTGCCAACGGTGAAGGCGAAAAGGTGATGGGCCAGATTATGATGCTCAAAAATGCCGATTCGAAAAAAGTGATTAAAGCCGTACACAAAAGGGTGGCAGAAGTACAGGAAACTCTTCCGGAAGGGATTTTTATCAATCCCATTGTTGACCGGAGTGAACTTATCGGACGCACCACGATGACCGTTTTCGAGAACCTGTTGTTCGGATGCGTTATCGTCATCCTGGTGGTTCTGCTTATCCTGGGAAACCTGCGTACCGCGATGATTATCGCTTCCATCATCCCCTTGTCGTTACTGTTTACGTTGTCGTTGATGTACATTTTCGGGATTGATGCTAACCTGATGAGCCTGGGCGCACTCGACTTCGGAATTATCATTGACGGCGGGGTGATCATAGCCGAGTTTATAGCACTTAGCCTTAATACCCACTACGATGATGCAAATAAACTGCACGGGCAGGAACGAAAAGACTACATCGATGAGATCACGATCAATGGTGCGTCCAAAATGATGAACTCCGCCATTTTCGGACAAATCATTATCCTCATTGTTTTTGTACCGATTATTTCGCTGACGGGAGTGGAGGGGAAAATGTTCCGTCCGATGGCACTCACGTTTTGTTTTGCCGTAATTGGAGCATCTCTGCTGGGGATGACGTGGCTGCCCGTGGCATCAGCCTTGTTTATGAAACCCGGGAAAAAGGGAGAAAAGGATGTATCCCCGGTAATGCGGCTGGCTTACAAAACGTATAGACCGTCCATCGAATGGGCGTGTGCACATAAAAGGATGATCGTTGTCGGTGCGTTGGTTATGCTGACGGTTGCCTTGCTTCTTTTCGGCAGACTTGGGGCAGAGTTTACGCCTACGCTTGACGAGGGCGACTTCGTGATTCAGCCGGTGCTGAAAACGGGGACATCGTTGAGGAAAACCATCGAGATGACCACACAAATGGAGGCGATCTTAAAAAAGGATTTTGTGGAAGTCGACCAGGTGGTGAGCCGTATCGGTGCCGCAGAGGTTCCCACCGATCCGATGTCGATGGAAGAGATTGACATGATCATCAAGCTTCGTCCGAAGAAAGAATGGAAAAACGCCGGGAGTAAAGAAGAGCTTGCCGACAAGTTTAAGGAAGCCCTTTCGGTTTTTCCGGGTATCGAATACGAGTTTACGCAACCCATAGAGATGCGATTCAACGAGTTGGTTACCGGGGTGCGCTCGGATATTGCGGTGAAAATTTTCGGGGAGGACCTGGATTACCTGGCGGAAAAGGCTGTGGAGATTGCGGCCCAGGCTCGAAGGGTGGAAGGCGCGGCCGATGTGATCGTTGAAAAAACGGTAGGACTGCCGCAAATGAGGGTGACGTATAATCGCGAAAAACTGGCTTACTACGGTGTTTCTATCGAGTCGCTCAACCAATACCTGTCGATGGCTTTCGGCGGACAAATCTCGGGGACGGTTTTCGAGCGGGAGCGCAGCTTTGATCTGGTGGTCCGTTTTTTGGAAGATTTCCGGCAGGATATCGATAACATTAGGCAGATGTACGTGAATCTCCCCGATGGAAACCAGGTACGGTTAAGCGAGCTGGCTCAAATTGAATATTCTACCGGTCCGGCAAAAATTTCGCGCGACAATACCCGACGGAGGGTGGTCGTAAGCGTGAATGTGCGAAACCGCGACTTGCAATCGGTGGTGCAGGATATTCAACAAAAAGTGCAGGAAAACGTAGATTTGCAATCGGGGTATTATGTGGTTTATGGAGGCCAGTATCAGAATCTTAAGAATGCATCTACCCGGTTGATGATTATTGTACCTATCGCTCTTGCCCTTATATTCTTGTTGTTGAACTTCGCTTTCAATTCGTTGAAAGAAACGATAATAATTTTTTCTGCCATTCCGCTTTCTATTGTCGGAGGTATACTGCTGCTCTGGATAAGGGGGATGCCGTTCAGCATCTCAGCGGGGGTAGGGTTTATCGCGTTGTTTGGTGTGGCTGTGCTGAACGGAATTGTTTTGATTGAGCATTTTAAAGAGTTGCGCCATAAAAACGGAGGGATGAAAATGCACGACATTATTGTACAAGGCTCTGTCGACAGGCTTCGGCCCGTTGTTCTTACAGCAGCTTCTGCAGCGATGGGATTTCTGCCCATGGCGATTTCCACATCGGCAGGAGCAGAAGTCCAGCGCCCGCTGGCCACGGTCGTTATTGGTGGATTGGCGACCTCAACTTTTCTTACGATGATTGTCTTGCCGCTGCTTTACGGATATTTCATGAATGACGAGCGCAGGGGGAGAAAAAGCCGTTCAAGGAAAAAGAATGTGCCGAAAGTTAAGTCTTGGCTTGTCCCGGTTTTGATGACGGTTTCCGCTGCGACCTTTTCCCAATCGCATGAACTTTCGCTGGAAGAAGCCATCGCAACCGGAATGGCCAACAACCGGCAACTGAAAATATACGAGTTGCAGGTACAGCGGAGCAAATCGTTTGTCCCCACGGCTTTCAATATCGGGAAAACCGGTGTGTATTACGGCACGGATGCCAACAACATTGCCGAAAACAATCATCCGCTGTATGTGGTGGGGGTATCGCAGGAAATTAATTTTCCTACCGTTTATGCTGCGCAATACAGAGCCAACCGGGCAGGAGTTTCGGTTTCACAAGCAGCTTATGAACTCGAACGTCAGAGGCTCGGCAAGAACATCACGCAAGCGTATTATCACGTGGTATATCTGCAAAACAAACAGCAACAGTATCGTTTTATTTCCGATATTTACCGCAAGTTTTCACGATCGGCTGATGCGCAATACAAACAAGGTGAAATTGCGTACCTGGAAAAACTGAATGCAACCGCTAAGCAGCAACAGGTTGATATTCAGCAAAAACAAATTGACGCCGACCTGCAGATCGCTTACCGGCAGTTAAGCTTGTTTTTACAGCCCAAAGAAGATATCCGGGTTCCACTTCAGGAACTGGAGCCGGTTTTATTGACCCGGGACATCCACGACAATGCCGGACTGAAGCTGGCAGACGAACAGCTCCGGTACGAGAGTGCGTTGCTGGATGTTGAGAGAAACTTGTGGCTGCCCGGTATTAACGTGGAGATTTTTAACGGAACGAACCGGTTCGCAAACGCAAAAAGTTATTGGGGCTGGCAGGTTGGAATCTCTGTTCCTCTGTTCTTCGGGGAACAGAAAGCCAGGGTTGCTTCGCAAAAACACAGTGTGATGATGGCCGATTACTCCAGGCAGCAGGATGAGGTGCGGTATAACTCTACGCGTGAACAACTGCGCAACGAACTCGAAAAATACCGTCAAAATATCGATTACTACCAAACATCGGGGAAACAGATCAGTGACGAGCTGATAAAATTTGCCACGTCAAGTTACGAAATAGGGGAGATTGACTTCTTCCGTTATATACAGAGCCTGGAAAATGCTACGCAATTGAGGTTGGATTATTTAGACAACCTGGCGAAATACAACCAGACGGTAATTGCGCTCAATTACTTGATAGTTGAGTGA